From Saccharomyces paradoxus chromosome III, complete sequence, a single genomic window includes:
- the GIT1 gene encoding Git1p (Plasma membrane permease~similar to YCR098C) yields the protein MEDKDTTSVNEKEVNENTNPRIIKYDAERRATRTETSKKDKWKNIVTIIASGFALISDGYVNGSMSMLNKVFAMEYGKKNYSSKVSTRVSNAALVGIIFGQFFMGIAADYYSRKSCILVATAILVIGSALCAASHGTTVPGMFWMLTVMRGLVGIGVGAEYPTSTLSANESANEYTTTKRGGILVMVTNLPLAFGGPFATIIFLIVYKICSGTKHLEAIWRTVFAIGCFWPLSVFYFRWKTATTEVYEKGRIRRNIPYFLALKFYWKRLLGTCGTWFMYDFVTFPNGIFSSTIISSVIKDQNNLVKVAEWNLLLGVLAVLGVPIGAYLSDRIGRKYTLMFGFSGYIIFGLIIGCAYDQLKKITPLFIIFYAFMNMLGNAGPGDMLGVISSEASATAVRGVFYGLSAVTGKIGSVVGVECFQPIRDNLGARWTFIIAAICGLIGVIITYFFVPHSLESDLMKQDVEFHNYLVSNGWTGKMGFDETDEESIVRTIEVEDNFTDCSKKNAEIISVKQIDQS from the coding sequence atggaagatAAGGACACCACATCGGTAAATGAGAAGGAAGTGAACGAGAACACTAATCCTAGAATCATAAAATATGATGCCGAAAGACGTGCAACTCGTACTGAAACCTCAAAGAAAGATAAATGGAAAAACATAGTTACAATCATTGCGTCCGGTTTCGCTCTAATAAGTGATGGTTATGTGAATGGTTCAATGAGTATGTTGAATAAGGTATTCGCTATGGAGTACggtaagaaaaattatagCTCAAAAGTGTCAACTAGAGTTTCCAACGCAGCTTTAGttggtattatttttggtcAATTTTTTATGGGTATCGCTGCTGATTATTATAGTAGAAAATCATGTATCCTTGTAGCTACGGCTATCTTGGTTATTGGTAGCGCTCTGTGTGCTGCTTCTCATGGTACTACTGTTCCTGGTATGTTTTGGATGTTAACAGTTATGAGAGGTTTAGTAGGTATCGGCGTTGGTGCAGAATATCCTACTAGTACATTAAGTGCTAATGAGTCTGCTAATGAATATACCACAACCAAAAGAGGCGGTATCCTAGTTATGGTAACAAATCTACCACTAGCCTTCGGCGGTCCATTTGCTACCATCATCTTTTTAATTGTCTACAAAATCTGTTCAGGAACGAAACATTTAGAGGCGATCTGGAGGACCGTTTTTGCCATAGGTTGCTTCTGGCCATTGAGTGTGTTCTATTTCAGATGGAAGACTGCCACTACAGAAGTGTATGAAAAAGGTAGaatcagaagaaatataccatattttctagcattgaaattttattggAAAAGGTTACTCGGTACATGTGGTACCTGGTTTATGTATGATTTTGTCACCTTCCCAAATGGTATTTTCAGTTCTACAATTATTAGTTCCGTTATCAAGGATCAAAATAATTTAGTAAAAGTGGCAGAGTGGAATTTATTACTGGGTGTTCTAGCTGTACTGGGTGTTCCAATTGGTGCCTATCTGTCTGATCGTATTGGTCGTAAATATACATTGATGTTTGGTTTCTCTGGATATATCATCTTTGGCCTAATCATAGGTTGTGCGTACGAccaattaaaaaaaattactcCCTTGTTTATTATCTTCTATGCTTTCATGAATATGTTAGGCAATGCCGGACCAGGTGATATGCTTGGTGTTATTAGCAGTGAGGCGTCAGCCACCGCTGTTAGAGGTGTTTTCTACGGCTTATCTGCTGTGACTGGTAAAATTGGTTCTGTAGTGGGTGTCGAATGTTTCCAACCCATCAGAGATAATTTGGGTGCAAGATGGacttttattattgctgCAATTTGTGGTCTTATTGGTGTTATCATTACGTATTTCTTTGTTCCACATTCGCTTGAAAGTGATTTAATGAAACAAGACGTTGAATTTCACAACTATTTGGTATCCAATGGCTGGACTGGTAAGATGGGTTTTGATGAGACAGATGAAGAGTCAATCGTTAGAACTATTGAAGTTGAAGACAATTTTACTGATTGTAGTAAGAAGAACGCTGAGATAATCTCAGTTAAACAAATCGATCAAAGTTGA
- a CDS encoding uncharacterized protein (similar to YNR066C), translating into MILFHALYIIWIFILLPLFSAEEFVPKVTENLIEKISFNLVSFDDSNTSIRLDGWGVVWISFDAGENWETVKEIEERIFKFTVDPFHGQERGFAFICESPKFYITDDRGGSWRALTIPSTEEYLDGDCFITTHPTKKEFIIANCYSYMINADVVDDPSEIYLTDDGESFFKIEPSLEKKNEDDITTSSCDFIKSSKDSDFTGNDASILCLFSNREYDEEYRLTDTYTQLALSSDGGRTFKEFDEFKDKIVNRYKILKSHVVVLTQDDGHNEMSSMDIWISNDASTFQKAQLPTQLRDVEVGKIHEDSIGRIILPISTVFTDEKNDQPASSEILISDSQGLKFSPVEWTPNYRFGDIRLTSPDFLKGTIFGSFRPSIDHLHRKGKYDGKIARGETKISVDNGLTWSNLKVVDRENANSFGCDITRPDRCSLQGYFYNLRVSNPSAGIILMTGSVGDGSEFDRKNQKTFISRDSGLTWRLAHNSSGLYATGDLGNIVVYIPYPSNKDGDVQSKLYFSLDQGRTWSEYELTDGISGICPSKLINTAPDGSGSKFILIGDLVTKASQEGNVSNISYLSGSIVYAIDFSAAFDYKSCEEEDFEDWNLADGKCVNGAKYKYRRRKQDARCLVKKAFKDLSLHEIPCDSCSASDYECSFEFVRDTNGQCVPDHNLIALSDICDKSKSKSVLVEPLQLIKGDKCKTPMKIEPVDIPCDEISKEGSNGNEIVTAGNKFDFKIQFYQYFDKLRIESFGHAEFDEICTFIPL; encoded by the coding sequence ATGATATTATTTCATGCCCTATATATTATTTGGATCTTCATACTTCTTCCGTTATTCAGTGCAGAGGAATTCGTCCCTAAAGTGACGGAGAATCtcatagaaaaaatatcatttaATCTAGTGAGTTTTGATGATTCCAACACTTCGATCAGATTAGATGGTTGGGGGGTCGTGTGGATAAGTTTCGATGCTGGGGAAAATTGGGAAACggtcaaagaaattgaagagcGTATTTTTAAATTTACTGTTGATCCTTTCCATGGACAGGAAAGAGGTTTCGCTTTTATATGTGAATCACCCAAGTTCTATATTACCGATGACCGTGGGGGGTCATGGAGGGCTTTAACTATACCCTCAACTGAAGAATATTTAGATGGCGACTGTTTTATAACTACTCATCccacaaaaaaagagtttATTATTGCGAATTGCTACAGCTATATGATAAACGCAGATGTTGTAGATGATCCAAGTGAAATTTACTTGACCGATGATGGAGaatcctttttcaaaattgaacCTTccttggaaaagaaaaacgaGGACGATATAACAACCTCAAGCTGTGACTTCATTAAGTCTAGCAAGGATTCTGATTTTACTGGTAATGATGCTTCGATACTCTGTTTGTTCTCTAACCGTGAGTACGATGAGGAATATCGCTTAACTGATACTTACACTCAATTGGCTTTGAGTAGTGATGGAGGCAGAACCTTTAAAGAATTCGATGAATTCAAAGATAAAATTGTTAATCGATACAAGATATTGAAGTCTCATGTGGTCGTTTTAACGCAAGACGACGGGCATAATGAGATGTCATCTATGGACATCTGGATATCCAATGATGCATctacttttcaaaaggcACAACTGCCTACTCAATTACGGGACGTCGAAGTGGGTAAGATTCATGAAGATTCTATCGGAAGAATCATCCTTCCTATATCTACAGTATTCACAGATGAGAAAAACGATCAACCAGCTTCCTCAGAGATTTTAATATCAGATTCTCAAGGGTTGAAATTTTCACCTGTTGAATGGACACCAAACTATCGGTTTGGAGATATTAGGCTCACTTCTCCCGATTTCTTGAAAGGAACAATATTTGGATCGTTTCGTCCCTCCATTGACCACCTTCATCgcaaaggaaaatatgaTGGAAAGATAGCCAGAGGAGAAACTAAAATATCTGTTGATAACGGCCTCACATGgtcaaatttgaaagttGTTGACCGAGAAAATGCAAATTCATTCGGCTGTGATATCACTAGGCCTGACAGATGCTCGCTTCAGGGTTATTTTTATAACCTAAGAGTTTCAAATCCTTCTGCCGGAATCATATTAATGACAGGTTCTGTTGGCGATGGCAGCGAATTTGATCggaaaaaccaaaaaacTTTCATCTCTAGGGACAGCGGTCTAACATGGAGATTGGCCCATAATTCTTCTGGGCTATATGCTACTGGTGATCTGGGAAATATCGTTGTATATATCCCGTATCCTTCAAATAAAGATGGTGATGTACAATCCaaactttatttttctttagaCCAAGGTAGAACATGGAGTGAATATGAGCTAACTGATGGTATAAGTGGTATCTGTCCATCCAAATTGATTAATACAGCACCAGACGGATCTGGCTCAAAATTTATTCTAATCGGGGATCTAGTTACTAAGGCCAGTCAAGAAGGAAACGTCTCCAACATCTCATACCTTTCAGGAAGTATCGTGTATGcaattgatttttctgCTGCATTTGACTATAAATCGTgtgaagaggaagattttgaagactGGAATTTGGCGGACGGGAAATGTGTTAATGGCGCCAAATACAAGTATAGAAGGAGGAAACAAGACGCCCGTTGTTTGGTAAAAAAAGCGTTCAAAGATTTGAGTTTACACGAAATTCCTTGTGACAGCTGTTCTGCATCAGACTACGAATGTTCGTTTGAATTCGTTAGGGACACAAACGGCCAGTGTGTACCAGATCATAATCTAATTGCTCTTTCCGATATATGTGACAAATCGAAGAGTAAATCTGTATTAGTAGAGCCATTACAACTAATCAAAGGTGATAAATGTAAAACACCCATGAAAATTGAGCCCGTAGACATTCCATGTgatgaaatttcaaaggaGGGCTCTAATGGCAACGAAATAGTAACTGCTGGAAACAAATTTGACTTtaaaattcaattttatcaatatttCGATAAGCTACGGATTGAATCTTTTGGTCATGCTGAATTCGATGAGATATGCACCTTTATCCCACTATGA
- a CDS encoding uncharacterized protein (similar to YCR102C) gives MSITIPETMKAVVIENSKAVVKEGIPIPELEEGFVLIKTLAVAGNPTDWAHIDYKLGPQGSILGCDAAGQIVKLGPAVDPKDFSVGDYIYGFIHGSSVRFPSNGAFAEYSAISTAVAYKSPNELKFLGEDILPAGPVRSLEGAATIPVSLTTAGLVLTYNLGLNLEWEPSSPQRNAPILLWGGATSVGQLLIQLANKLNGFTKIIVVASRKHEKLLKEYGADELFDYHDIDVVEQIKQKYNNIPYLVDCVANQDTLQQVYECAADKLDATIIELKNLTEENVKKENRRQNITIDIIRLYSIGGHEVPLGNIILPADPEARRAATKFVKFINPKINDGQIHHIPVKIYKNGLSDVSHMLEDIKHGKNSGEKLVAVLN, from the coding sequence ATGTCAATCACAATTCCAGAAACCATGAAGGCCGTCGTCATTGAAAATAGTAAAGCGGTTGTCAAAGAGGGCATTCCCATTCctgaattggaagaaggaTTTGTTTTGATTAAGACTCTTGCTGTTGCTGGTAATCCAACTGATTGGGCGCACATTGACTACAAGCTTGGCCCCCAAGGTTCTATTTTGGGATGTGACGCTGCTGGCCAAATTGTTAAATTGGGCCCAGCCGTTGATCCTaaagatttttctgttGGTGATTATATTTATGGGTTTATCCACGGATCCTCCGTAAGATTTCCTTCCAATGGTGCCTTTGCTGAATATTCCGCTATTTCAACTGCGGTTGCCTACAAATCACCCAATGAactcaaatttttgggTGAGGATATTCTACCTGCCGGCCCTGTCAGGTCTTTGGAAGGCGCAGCCACTATCCCAGTATCACTGACCACAGCCGGTTTGGTGTTGACTTATAATTTAGGTTTGAACTTAGAATGGGAGCCATCCAGCCCACAAAGAAACGCTCCCATCTTATTATGGGGTGGAGCAACATCAGTAGGCCAGTTACTCATTCAATTAGCGAATAAATTGAATGGCTTCACCAAGATCATTGTTGTCGCTTCTCGGAAACACGAAAAActattgaaagaatatggTGCCGATGAATTATTTGATTACCATGATATTGATGTGGTGGAACAAATCAAACAGAAGTACAACAACATCCCGTATTTGGTCGATTGTGTCGCCAATCAAGATACGCTTCAACAAGTGTATGAATGTGCGGCCGATAAATTGGACGCTACTATTATTGAATTAAAAAACTTGACAGAAGAAAACGTCAAAAAGGAGAACAGGAGGCAAAATATCACTATTGACATAATAAGGCTGTACTCAATAGGTGGGCACGAAGTACCACTTGGAAACATTATTTTGCCAGCCGACCCAGAAGCCAGGAGAGCTGCCACCAAATTCgtcaaattcatcaatcCGAAGATTAATGATGGGCAAATTCACCATATTCCAGTAAAGATCTATAAGAACGGGCTTTCTGACGTCTCTCATATGCTGGAAGACATTAAACATGGTAAGAACTCTGGTGAAAAACTAGTTGCCGTATTAAACTAG